From the genome of Triticum aestivum cultivar Chinese Spring chromosome 3B, IWGSC CS RefSeq v2.1, whole genome shotgun sequence, one region includes:
- the LOC123064909 gene encoding glycine-rich cell wall structural protein-like codes for MATSFSCFLAISILVVFFSLPPPTGARLLYADKNTLNDSKSFSIGGGRSKGGGRGFGVSISHGGHDTSIAIGGGLGGGATTNHGGGPSVGGGAGAGIGINIGHGGVDVGIGGGGGGAASTGGVHAGGSGGGGIGVHIGRHGGVDVGIGGGGGGAASTGGVHAGGGGRGGIGFHIGHRGVTISAGGGGGGGAGVGGSGGGEGGGSGVGRAGTVVGGGGGYGSANGGNGSGGGTGVGSAGGSVGGGSGNGGVVHG; via the coding sequence TGCAAGGCTCCTGTATGCGGACAAGAACACCCTCAATGACAGCAAGTCTTTCTCCATCGGAGGTGGGAGAAGCAAGGGCGGTGGCCGAGGTTTCGGTGTGAGTATCAGCCATGGTGGGCACGACACCTCCATCGCCATAGGTGGCGGACTTGGAGGTGGAGCTACTACTAACCATGGCGGTGGCCCAAGCGTAGGTGGTGGAGCAGGTGCGGGCATTGGCATCAATATAGGGCATGGTGGCGTGGATGTTGGGATAGGCGGGGGTGGAGGTGGAGCAGCTAGCACCGGCGGGGTGCATGCAGGTGGTAGCGGTGGAGGTGGCATTGGAGTTCATATAGGGCGCCATGGTGGCGTGGATGTAGGgataggtggaggtggaggcggggcAGCTAGCACCGGCGGTGTGCATGCAGGTGGTGGCGGTAGAGGTGGCATCGGATTTCACATAGGCCATCGCGGGGTTACTATAAGCGCCggtggtgggggcggtggtggcgcCGGTGTAGGTGGAAGTGGGGGAGGCGAAGGAGGTGGTAGCGGTGTTGGTCGTGCCGGCACTGTTGTGGGTGGTGGGGGAGGGTATGGCAGTGCAAACGGCGGTAACGGAAGCGGGGGAGGTACCGGAGTTGGGTCAGCTGGTGGAAGTGTAGGTGGTGGCTCTGGAAATGGTGGTGTAGTACATGGTTGA